A region of the Pseudomonadota bacterium genome:
TCTGGGTACAAGAATACTATTTACGGAGGCATAGGATGGAGTGGCTTAAATACACCATAGATTACGGCATCATTGGTCTTCTGGTGATCATGAGTTTTGTGGCCGTGGCAATAGCTGTGGAAAGATTTCTTGCCTATAAAAAGATACAGATAAGTGATTTTGCCGACAAACGAGAACTGGAGCTGTTTCTCACCGGGCGCTTGCATCTTATTGCAACCATCGGCAGCAATGCCCCCTATATCGGGCTGCTTGGTACGGTGCTGGGCATCATGCTGACCTTTTACACCATGGGCAAAACCGGTTTCATGGATACCGGAAAAATCATGGTGGGCCTTGCCCTTGCCTTGAAGGTCACCGCCGCAGGGCTCATTGTCGCGATTCCGGCCATTGTTCTCTACAATCTTCTGCAAAGAAAGGTTCGCGTTTTACTCCTGCAATGGGACATCGCAAATGGAAGATAAAGGCTTTGATACGATAAATGTCATCCCGCTGGTTGACGTGATGCTGGTACTCTTGACCATAGTGCTCACCACATCGACTTTTATTGCGGTGGGAGCAATCCCTGTCCAGTTGCCGCAGGCATCTGCCGCAGCGGAACAGCAATTAAAGAGCACGACGATCTCCATTGATAAGAGCGGCAGTATTTTTCTGGATAATCAACTGGAATCAAAGGCCAGCCTTCGCAAAAACATGATTTGCAAGTCCAGAGAAATTCCTGTGGTGATAAGGGCTGACAAGGATATCGCCCTGCAATTATTCGTCGATGTAATGGATATTGTCAAGGATCTGGGCTTTCAGAAAGTAAGCCTGCAAACGGAAAAGACATGACACGAAATCACTTATCCGCATACGGCTTTTCATTTATCTTTCATGCCGTATTTATTGCCTTGATATTCACTCTTGGCAATCTCTTGCCATTGGAGCAAACCCCGCTGGTCATTGATTTCA
Encoded here:
- the exbB gene encoding TonB-system energizer ExbB — encoded protein: MEWLKYTIDYGIIGLLVIMSFVAVAIAVERFLAYKKIQISDFADKRELELFLTGRLHLIATIGSNAPYIGLLGTVLGIMLTFYTMGKTGFMDTGKIMVGLALALKVTAAGLIVAIPAIVLYNLLQRKVRVLLLQWDIANGR
- a CDS encoding biopolymer transporter ExbD, with translation MEDKGFDTINVIPLVDVMLVLLTIVLTTSTFIAVGAIPVQLPQASAAAEQQLKSTTISIDKSGSIFLDNQLESKASLRKNMICKSREIPVVIRADKDIALQLFVDVMDIVKDLGFQKVSLQTEKT